GAGTAACAATATCGATTCTTGTCCAATTTAAGATTGTTTGAACATCGCGACTTATCAGAACAGACTGACGAAGTAGCAATGGTAGTCCCATACTTGAGGTTTTCCATTTctaaaattaatgatttgaatGACTTAAGCTAACAACgtaaaaagtaaaaagaaaatgtacactAATGGTGGTACAACATTTAAAATTCTAATATGATATGAACACAATCATACATGCGTGCAAGAACAATAGGCCTAATTCAATATTGCcaagaaaacgtcattattaaACATGGTATCTGGCAGTACTAATTTCAACTTTCCATGACTCCAGTGGCCTTCGTGGGGCTTCAACCAAGGACCCAGACACTACTCTATAGCATTTTTTACTCCACCTTAGAGTCGGCGTTACTTTGATTGGAAACGAAACAGCTCGTCCCTCTCCCAGTTTCGTGTATACAAAAATGTCCCAGTCCTCTGGAAGCAATAATCCACTAAAATCGTCTCTCTGTAGAAGTTTTCTCCCCTTTTGGACCTCCGTTCCTCTGTTATGGAACAAACGGCGGAAGGAATCAAACGTTGAGGAAATGTAGAAGTGGGACCCAACCCTTTGTGAAAGTCTGGCCTGCACTGCGGTGCGGAACTCGTCGGATATTTCCTGCAAAGTGTCTGGATCTATCTGCCAAAAaacattacattaaaaatattttattaatacggTTTTGAAATTACATCTGTATTTAACTCAAGTTTGTAAATGCGGATCTCGATTAAATTTTGCCAAAACATCTGG
This genomic window from Magallana gigas chromosome 5, xbMagGiga1.1, whole genome shotgun sequence contains:
- the LOC117690183 gene encoding uncharacterized protein — its product is MQTRGRNIDFKKLSEGQTEEENKRKLRKASKCYVYENKFNVERLICKRKDGLIQKYLVKWESYSEYECTWEPWFHLPKIILDDFSTPKIEIDPDTLQEISDEFRTAVQARLSQRVGSHFYISSTFDSFRRLFHNRGTEVQKGRKLLQRDDFSGLLLPEDWDIFVYTKLGEGRAVSFPIKVTPTLRWSKKCYRVVSGSLVEAPRRPLESWKVEISTARYHV